From the Roseibium salinum genome, one window contains:
- a CDS encoding formate dehydrogenase subunit gamma: MKRLVLALVVLFTFLAPALAQDQTSERAATGGAQTLEDILKRQRGEKVDSDFRRGNTGDPDSAAAISSQLGTLGGVSDPELWRALRYGSADITVSAGGEPATVLIQDGGMRWLAWRKGPLATYGAYLLGGTIVLLALFYLLRGRIRIDGRKTGRTITRFKAIERFGHWLLAGSFIVLGLTGLLTLFGRIALIPLIGREAFAPAALASKWIHNNVAWPFMIGLVMVFVMWVIHNIPNKTDLKWIAVGGGLFKKGVHPPAKKFNFGQKLVFWGVILLGVSISASGISLLFPFEFPMFAGTFEMLNATGLPQLVGLGYLPEQLAPHEEMQYAQLWHAIVAFVMMALILAHIYIGTIGMEGAYDAMGSGEVELQWAKEHHGLWVEEIEEARKDADSKHAVPAE; the protein is encoded by the coding sequence ATGAAGCGCCTGGTATTGGCACTTGTCGTTCTCTTCACCTTCCTCGCCCCGGCTTTGGCGCAGGACCAGACCAGTGAACGTGCCGCGACCGGCGGTGCGCAGACATTGGAAGATATCCTGAAGCGCCAGCGCGGCGAGAAGGTGGATTCCGATTTCCGCCGCGGAAATACGGGCGATCCGGATTCGGCCGCGGCAATCTCATCGCAGCTTGGCACCCTCGGCGGCGTGTCCGATCCCGAACTCTGGCGGGCCCTGCGCTACGGATCCGCCGACATCACGGTGTCCGCCGGCGGCGAGCCGGCAACGGTGCTCATCCAGGACGGCGGCATGCGCTGGCTGGCCTGGCGCAAGGGGCCGCTGGCAACCTACGGCGCCTATCTGCTCGGTGGGACGATCGTGCTTCTGGCGCTGTTCTATCTGCTGCGCGGCCGCATCCGGATCGACGGCCGCAAGACCGGCCGGACGATCACCCGCTTCAAGGCCATCGAACGGTTCGGCCACTGGCTGCTCGCCGGGTCCTTCATCGTGCTCGGGCTTACGGGGCTTCTCACCCTGTTCGGCCGCATCGCGCTGATCCCGCTCATCGGCCGGGAAGCCTTTGCGCCGGCGGCGCTGGCATCCAAGTGGATCCACAACAACGTCGCCTGGCCGTTCATGATCGGACTGGTGATGGTGTTCGTCATGTGGGTGATCCACAACATCCCCAACAAGACCGACCTCAAATGGATCGCAGTCGGCGGAGGCCTGTTCAAGAAGGGTGTCCATCCGCCGGCGAAAAAATTCAATTTCGGCCAGAAGCTGGTGTTCTGGGGCGTCATCCTGCTCGGCGTCTCGATTTCCGCGTCCGGCATTTCGCTGCTGTTTCCCTTCGAGTTCCCGATGTTCGCCGGGACCTTCGAGATGCTGAATGCCACCGGCCTGCCGCAGCTGGTCGGCCTGGGCTACCTGCCTGAGCAGCTCGCGCCGCACGAGGAAATGCAATATGCGCAGCTTTGGCACGCGATCGTCGCTTTCGTGATGATGGCGCTGATCCTGGCCCATATCTATATCGGCACGATCGGCATGGAAGGCGCCTATGACGCCATGGGCTCCGGCGAAGTGGAACTGCAATGGGCAAAAGAGCACCACGGCCTTTGGGTCGAGGAAATCGAGGAAGCCCGGAAGGACGCGGATAGCAAACACGCGGTTCCCGCCGAATAG
- a CDS encoding c-type cytochrome has translation MPVEPLRFRIISSFCVSPARVFAGRHLSAWRLGRVAVVAISTLCALPAVAGDFQTLKGHGGPIMDIDVSLESGAVASASFDNSVGLWQGRTPRWLEGHAAAVNVVKFIDARRAVSAGDDNSLILWDLESGSSKRLEGHTAKVVGLAVSPDRSVIASASWDARVGLWPAGGGDPVFLGGHTAGVNAVAFSRDGGRLFSASVDGSIKLWDLSKRSEQRVIDRNGFGINVMAIGGEGDTDTWLAYGSQDGVTRIVDIGSGDRLHDFAFERRPILALAVSPDGSRLATGDGHGFITVVKTGSWEIETDFRAALKGPIWALAFSRDGTVLHAGGIENIVYSWPLADLADFEPMATETPQFLRKPEDMSNGERQFARKCSICHALSADGGRKAGPTLYNIFGRRAGTLPGYPYSETLTGSAIIWSEETIDQLFLDGPDHFIPGSKMPMQRIVRDGDRADLIDYLKSATSGGVQ, from the coding sequence ATGCCTGTGGAGCCCCTCCGGTTTCGGATCATCTCTTCGTTCTGCGTGAGCCCGGCCCGGGTTTTCGCAGGGCGGCACCTGTCCGCGTGGCGCCTCGGCCGGGTTGCCGTTGTTGCGATTTCCACACTCTGCGCGCTGCCTGCGGTCGCCGGCGACTTTCAGACCCTCAAGGGCCATGGCGGCCCGATCATGGATATCGACGTTTCACTTGAGAGCGGCGCCGTGGCAAGTGCAAGCTTCGACAATTCGGTCGGTCTCTGGCAGGGGCGGACGCCGCGCTGGCTGGAGGGGCATGCGGCGGCCGTGAATGTCGTCAAGTTCATCGACGCAAGGCGAGCCGTCTCCGCCGGAGACGACAATTCCCTCATTTTGTGGGATCTTGAGAGCGGATCCTCCAAACGCCTTGAAGGCCATACCGCCAAGGTCGTGGGACTGGCGGTCTCACCGGACAGGTCGGTCATCGCCAGCGCAAGCTGGGACGCGCGCGTGGGCCTGTGGCCCGCCGGCGGCGGCGATCCCGTCTTCCTCGGCGGCCACACGGCAGGCGTCAATGCGGTGGCGTTTTCCCGCGATGGCGGGCGGCTCTTTTCGGCATCCGTGGATGGCTCCATCAAGCTCTGGGACCTGAGCAAACGATCCGAGCAACGGGTCATCGACAGGAACGGCTTCGGCATCAACGTGATGGCCATCGGCGGTGAGGGCGACACGGACACCTGGCTTGCCTACGGATCGCAGGACGGTGTCACCCGTATTGTCGATATCGGCAGCGGCGACCGGCTGCACGATTTTGCCTTCGAGCGGCGGCCGATCCTGGCCCTCGCCGTCAGCCCGGACGGTTCCAGGCTGGCGACCGGTGACGGTCATGGTTTCATCACCGTCGTCAAAACCGGCTCCTGGGAAATCGAAACCGATTTTCGTGCTGCCCTGAAGGGGCCGATCTGGGCGCTGGCCTTCTCGAGGGACGGCACCGTGCTTCATGCCGGCGGTATCGAAAACATCGTCTATTCCTGGCCGCTGGCGGATCTGGCCGATTTCGAGCCGATGGCGACCGAAACGCCGCAATTCCTCAGGAAGCCGGAAGACATGTCCAATGGCGAGCGCCAGTTCGCGCGCAAATGCTCCATCTGCCATGCGCTGTCGGCCGATGGCGGGCGCAAGGCCGGGCCGACGCTTTACAACATCTTCGGGCGCCGGGCCGGAACGCTGCCCGGTTATCCCTATTCGGAGACCCTGACCGGATCTGCTATCATCTGGTCGGAAGAAACCATCGATCAGCTTTTTCTGGACGGACCGGATCACTTCATCCCGGGCTCGAAAATGCCGATGCAGCGGATCGTGCGCGACGGCGACCGGGCTGACCTGATCGACTATCTGAAATCCGCGACCTCTGGAGGGGTGCAATGA